In the genome of Aspergillus flavus chromosome 8, complete sequence, one region contains:
- a CDS encoding threonine dehydrogenase (alcohol dehydrogenase), with translation MRAVVYTGKDTISVEERPKPSLLEPTDAIVKVQHTTICGTDLHILQGHVQTCTPGRILGHEGVGIIESLGTGVTRFSVGQPVLISCITSCGSCNFCRKRMPSQCTSGGWILGNTIDGTQAEFVRIPHASFSLHALPNGLDPKVAVTLSDVLPTAYECGILNGQIQPGSTVAIIGTGPIGLMALQMARNLFGPSMTAVVGRGQPRLDTAKEMGADHAISVLGGQADAVASALAVTSNQGFDVVIEAVGTTDSFELAQALVGPGGTIASLGVFGTPCALHLEDLWHRNICIRTRLVDACTTPDLLKIVESGKISPHFLVSHNFSFDQIYKAYETFQTPSKSGSLKVVISMAELQPANPRL, from the exons ATGAGAGCAGTCGTTTACACTGGAAAGGACACCATCTCGGTGGAGGAACGTCCGAAGCCATCCCTCCTAGAACCCACCGACGCCATCGTCAAGGTCCAACACACCACCATCTGCGGAACAGATCTGCATATTCTACAAGGCCACGTTCAGACATGCACACCCGGACGTATCCTCGGCCACGAGGGCGTTGGAATCATTGAGTCCTTGGGTACCGGCGTCACACGCTTTTCTGTCGGACAACCCGTCCTGATCTCCTGCATCACGTCGTGTGGCTCCTGCAATTTCTGCCGCAAGAGAATGCCCTCACAATGTACATCTGGTGGCTGGATTCTGGGCAACACCATCGACGGCACGCAGGCAGAGTTCGTAAGGATCCCCCACGCATCGTTCTCGCTGCATGCGCTACCAAACGGCCTCGATCCTAAAGTCGCCGTCACCTTATCCGATGTTCTTCCGACTGCATACGAATGCGGCATTCTGAACGGTCAGATCCAGCCCGGGTCAACTGTTGCTATCATCGGCACGGGTCCAATCGGGCTGATGGCGCTTCAGATGGCACGGAATCTGTTCGGGCCGTCCATGACCGCCGTAGTCGGCAGGGGACAGCCCAGACTTGACACTGCAAAGGAGATGGGCGCAGATCATGCGATCAGTGTGCTCGGGGGCCAGGCGGATGCCGTCGCCTCCGCGCTCGCAGTGACGAGTAATCAGGGATTCGACGTGGTGATCGAAGCAGTGGGGACTACTGATTCGTTTGAGCTCGCGCAGGCGTTGGTAGGTCCGGGCGGGACGATAGCTAGTTTGGGGGTGTTTGGGACACCCTGCGCTTTGCATTTGGAGGACCTCTGGCATCGCAATATCT GTATTAGAACTCGGCTGGTCGATGCGTGTACGACACCTGATTTACTGAAGATTGTGGAGTCGGGCAAGATTAGCCCTCATTTTCTGGTTTCACATA ATTTCTCCTTTGATCAGATATACAAGGCTTATGAGACTTTCCAGACGCCTTCCAAATCCGGATCTCTCAAAGTGGTCATTAGTATGGCTGAATTGCAGCCCGCCAATCCAAGACTGTAG
- a CDS encoding major facilitator superfamily domain-containing protein, whose protein sequence is MQSYLQYRRIGQAVRKQFADHPEWGQRVQGESTDPSGNTSENDETVWEKRSESRPLALPPGVQRRDITDSSGTPSSVFLVSWEQDQDPMNPRNYSMTARITATLIVSALAFAVGAASSIESAVIPQNAAAFNVSEVVASLATGLYLLGFAAGSLVSGPLSEILGRNAVYIGSLTLFMIFIMASGLAPNIGAQLAFRFLAGVFGCPPLTCAGGTIADLWNPLEKTLTFPLYAILSFGGPVFGPVIASYMGQGTLSWRWTNWIMLIMSGLVMGLILLLQPETYGPLLLKWKAAHLRQVTGDKRYRSAMDVQKIALVERILGACKRQFSLTVHEPIILLISLYMTVIYIVLFTFFDGYPFIFQDVYGLSQGLTNIVWVAMYVGIAAAGLWVPVVYGWTKREFEAASSSSTTTTSGTGVVPCVTGIDPNVNAEGEHGQQEQEPEGGRDEQNTKNPHPARPENRLWFAMLGAPFIPIGLFWMGWTDYEKISIWSPILASTIFGFGTITVFISSYMYVIDSYDIYAASALGFMTVSRYCAAGGMTVVGIPFYRNLGVQYTLTILACISVLMTPVPYVFWFWGSRIRGMSRFAVSGV, encoded by the exons ATGCAGTCCTATCTCCAGTATCGTCGCATCGGCCAGGCCGTGCGCAAGCAGTTTGCTGATCATCCGGAATGGGGCCAGAGGGTACAAGGCGAAAGCACAGATCCCAGCGGCAACACCAGCGAAAATGACGAGACAGTCTGGGAGAAGAGATCTGAATCGCGGCCACTGGCGCTGCCCCCAGGCGTACAACGTCGAGACATTACAGACAGCAGCGGGACGCCCTCGTCAGTCTTCCTGGTAAGCTGGGAGCAGGACCAGGATCCCATGAATCCACGCAACTATAGCATGACAGCGCGAATCACGGCCACCCTGATCGTCTCCGCCCTCGCCTTCGCAGTCGGCGCCGCATCATCAATCGAATCCGCCGTGATCCCTCAAAACGCCGCGGCCTTCAACGTCAGCGAGGTGGTCGCCTCCCTCGCAACAGGACTCTACCTTTTGGGCTTCGCCGCCGGCTCCCTGGTCTCAGGACCCTTATCCGAAATCCTCGGCCGCAACGCCGTCTACATCGGCTCCCTCACCctcttcatgatcttcatcatGGCCAGCGGCCTGGCCCCTAACATCGGCGCCCAGCTCGCCTTCCGCTTCCTCGCCGGCGTCTTCGGCTGCCCACCCCTCACCTGCGCCGGCGGCACCATCGCCGACCTCTGGAACCCGCTCGAAAAAACCCTCACCTTCCCCCTATACGCAATCCTCTCCTTCGGCGGCCCCGTCTTCGGCCCCGTCATCGCCTCCTACATGGGCCAAGGCACGCTCTCCTGGCGCTGGACCAACTGGATCATGCTAATCATGTCCGGACTCGTCATGggcctcatcctcctcctccaacccgAAACCTACGGGCCCCTCCTCCTAAAATGGAAAGCCGCCCATCTGCGCCAAGTCACCGGCGACAAACGATACCGCTCCGCCATGGACGTACAGAAAATCGCCCTCGTCGAACGCATCCTCGGGGCCTGCAAACGCCAGTTCTCGCTTACGGTTCACGAGCCTATTATCTTGCTGATCTCGTTGTACATGACGGTGATTTATATCGTCTTGTTTACCTTCTTTGATGGCTATCCGTTTATCTTTCAAGATGTGTATGGTCTTAGTCAGGGGTTGACGAATATTGTTTGGGTGGCTATGTATGTAGGTATTGCGGCGGCAGGGTTATGGGTTCCGGTTGTTTATGGGTGGACTAAGAGGGAGTTTGaggctgcttcttcttcttctactactactacatCTGGTACTGGGGTTGTGCCGTGTGTAACGGGGATAGATCCAAACGTCAATGCAGAGGGCGAACATGgacaacaagaacaagaaccagaagggggaagagacGAACAAAATACCAAAAATCCCCACCCAGCAAGACCCGAAAACCGCCTCTGGTTCGCCATGCTCGGCGCCCCATTCATTCCTATCGGATTATTCTGGATGGGCTGGACAGACTAC gaaaaaATCTCAATCTGGTCCCCCATCCTCGCCTCCACAATCTTCGGCTTCGGAACCATAACCGTCTTCATCTCCAGCTACATGTACGTAATCGACAGCTACGACATCTACGCCGCCTCCGCATTAGGATTCATGACTGTATCGCGATACTGTGCCGCAGGTGGAATGACGGTCGTCGGGATCCCCTTTTATCGGAATCTGGGCGTGCAGTATACGCTTACGATCCTCGCTTGTATTAGCGTGCTTATGACGCCTGTTCCGTATgttttttggttttgggggaGTAGGATTAGGGGGATGTCGAGGTTTGCTGTTTCGGGGGTTTAG
- a CDS encoding DNA topoisomerase type II, producing MDDSIMDDSVFEDDGSDFEPEPKPKAKAAPKKAAAPKKMTQTTLTGKATGKAAASKKRAKPDSDDDDMSDGDPLDDEDSVLSHTPPKKAKKAPASKKGGSKPLADVENESFTNEADAGPKDSNVSEKYQKLTQLEHIIKRPDTYIGSIERTSQQMWVYSTESDGMEFREVSYVPGLYKIFDEIVVNAADNKQNDANMDEIRVTISRETGEISVWNNGRGIPIEMHAKEKIYVPELIFGHLLTSSNYDDTQQKVTGGRNGFGAKLCNVFSTEFSIETQDSRQKKKYKQTWTSNMTKMGKAKITDAKGDDYTKVTFKPDYAKFGMDGMDNDFEALVKRRVYDLAGTAKVAVKLNGSRVPVRNFKKYMEMYTKAIRRERGDDGPAAKDEIITCSPDPRWEVGFAVSDGSFQQVSFVNSIATTSGGTHVNYIADQICSKLADQVKKKNKNGATLKPAQIRNHIFIFVNAQIVNPAFTSQTKEQLTTKSSQFGSKCVLEEDFYKKILKTDVMSNILHFAQQKADQMLKKTDGGRRARMNNPKLTDANKAGTKDGHHCTLILTEGDSAKGLAMAGRAVVGPDLFGVFPLRGKLLNVRDATFEQISKNAEIQNIKNFLGLQHKKEYTDTRGLRYGHLMIMTDQDHDGSHIKGLLINFLQAQFPSLLRIPEFLIEFITPIIKVWKGDPKNPTKQRSFFTMPEYEAWKEEHKHERGWEHKYYKGLGTSTTEDAQVYFRDLDRHLKEFHTMQDNEVGLIELAFSKKKADERKEWLRQFKPGTFLDHSVSKISYTDFINKELILFSMADNVRSIPSVVDGLKPGQRKVLYTCFRRNLKKDMKVVELAGHVSGMTAYQHGDISLQQTIVGLAQSFVGSNNVNCLEPSGNFGSRLQGGSDCASARYIYTRLSPFARRVFHAHDDPLLTYNEDDGEKIEPEIYVPVVPMILVNGADGIGTGWSSSIPNYNPEDIVDNLKRLMDGEETRPMQPWFRGFTGEVTDVGGDRFKFSGIIKETGEKEVEITELPIRTWTQDFKDKLEDIIKAEKTPSFIKDYKDYNTHTKVHFVIQLDEKNMKSALSEGLEEKFKLSKTVATTNLVAFDPEGRITKYATVDDILKEFYTYRLKFYEKRKQYQLSQLQKELDKLSNQARFVQEIIDGKLVVSKKKKNVLVQELKDKGYKAFPKVAEAVKAGEEERVVEEDDDESDSQDTEVLSSAYDYLLGMAIWSLTQERVEKLRRQIGEKEVEVDALIKMSKEDIWKRDLDDFIAEWRFQLEDEHRRQRKVAMMGRRTSAKLMTAAGRGAGAKKRKAALGDDPDDEDFAAPKTKKSAAAKKAEPKGGLLNYLNKPATKSKSPPKDEDNSDEDFAMEVMPKKNRGASKPPKEEDEDDEMGLSEVEEVMPKKSRSAPKAAAKAAPKAKEVDEDVMEVEAPPKRGRPAAKAKPKPKPKDEADEDDLDDDDFAEITKAEAAKSSAPPSRSRKPVKYAIESDSDDNGDDLLGDVSQMVKGIGAKDSATSDSRQLFSEHQPGSSSGLQTSPPKTSRISSDFDDETDYGKLLPSKSPRRSLQVKPKEVKVSDDNFAEEDDEEEPVKPAAKAKPAARGKAAATAAKPTTAKARGRPKKDATAAVKPAAATKQTTLSPAAKAYASKQAKTTTRKKQIVDDLSDDDIDAMANDILDSPAGGKKAADSEEEDEEVRPARKPAGRPARRTAAAKKTYVIEDDDSEDGGDASEDDFEEDSD from the exons ATGGACGACTCGATAATGGATGATTCCGTCTTTGAGGATGACGGCTCTGACTTTGAGCCGGAGCCC AAGCCCAAGGCGAAGGCGGCCCCCAAGAAAGCAGCTGCCCCTAAAAAGATGACGCAAACAACTCTCACAGGCAAAGCGACCGGAAAGGCCGCTGCTTCAAAGAAGCGCGCCAAGCCGGACAgtgacgacgacgacatgTCAGACGGCGATCCgctcgatgatgaagactcCGTCCTGTCACATACACCCccgaagaaggcgaagaaagcTCCCGCATCGAAGAAGGGCGGCTCCAAGCCTCTTGCAGATGTGGAAAATGAATCCTTCACGAACGAGGCTGACGCCGGCCCCAAGGACTCGAACGTATCAGAGAAGTACCAGAAG CTTACACAACTTGAACATATCATTAAACGTCCGGATACATATATCGGGTCCATTGAACGTACCTCGCAGCAGATGTGGGTGTACAGTACGGAGTCGGATGGGATGGAGTTCCGTGAGGTCTCGTATGTCCCTGGTCTCTACAAGATCTTCGATGAAATCGTCGTCAACGCTGCCGATAATAAACAAAACGATGCCAACATGGACGAGATTCGCGTGACAATTAGCCGGGAGACCGGCGAAATTAGTGTGTGGAACAACGGTCGCGGTATCCCAATCGAAATGCACGCAAAGGAGAAGATTTACGTTCCGGAACTGATTTTCGGTCATTTGCTCACCTCATCCAACTACGATGATACCCAGCAAAAGGTCACTGGTGGTCGTAACGGTTTCGGTGCGAAGCTCTGTAACGTCTTCTCCACCGAGTTCAGCATCGAGACTCAGGACTCgcggcagaagaagaaatacaagCAAACGTGGACCAGCAACATGACAAAGATGGGCAAGGCGAAGATCACCGATGCAAAGGGTGACGACTACACCAAGGTCACATTCAAGCCAGATTACGCCAAGTTCGGAATGGACGGCATGGATAACGACTTCGAGGCCCTTGTGAAGCGTCGTGTTTACGATTTGGCGGGTACTGCGAAAGTGGCGGTCAAGTTGAACGGTAGCCGGGTACCCGTTCGCAACTTCAAGAAGTACATGGAGATGTACACCAAGGCGATCCGTCGGGAACGTGGCGATGATGGCCCTGCCGCCAAGGACGAGATTATAACTTGCAGCCCCGATCCTCGTTGGGAGGTCGGCTTTGCAGTCTCAGATGGTTCCTTCCAACAGGTGTCATTCGTGAACTCCATTGCTACGACGTCTGGTGGTACCCATGTAAACTATATCGCCGACCAGATCTGTTCTAAATTGGCCGATCaagtgaagaaaaagaacaagaatggTGCTACTCTGAAGCCTGCTCAGATTCGGAATCACATCTTCATTTTCGTCAATGCTCAGATTGTCAACCCGGCCTTCACCTCTCAGACCAAGGAGCAGCTGACTACCAAGTCATCTCAATTCGGCAGCAAATGTGTTCTCGAAGAGGACTTCTACAAGAAGATCTTGAAGACGGACGTCATGTCAAATATTCTGCATTTCGCTCAGCAAAAGGCCGACcagatgctgaagaagaCCGATGGTGGTCGCCGTGCTCGTATGAACAACCCTAAGCTGACCGATGCAAACAAGGCTGGTACCAAGGATGGCCATCATTGCACACTGATTCTGACAGAAGGTGACTCCGCCAAGGGTCTGGCCATGGCTGGACGTGCGGTGGTCGGTCCGGATCTCTTTGGTGTTTTCCCCCTCCGAGGAAAGCTGCTGAACGTCCGTGATGCCACTTTCGAACAGATCTCGAAGAACGCAGAAATCCAGAACATCAAAAACTTCCTTGGGTTGCAGCACAAGAAAGAATACACGGATACCCGTGGGCTGCGTTATGGACATCTGATGATCATGACCGATCAGGATCATGATGGTTCTCACATCAAGGGTTTGCTCATTAACTTTTTGCAAGCCCAATTCCCGAGCTTGTTGAGGATCCCCGAGTTCCTCATCGAGTTCATCACGCCCATCATTAAAGTGTGGAAGGGTGACCCGAAGAATCCAACGAAACAGCGCTCGTTCTTCACCATGCCTGAGTATGAGGCCTGGAAAGAGGAACACAAGCACGAACGCGGCTGGGAACACAAGTACTACAAGGGTTTGGGTACCAGTACCACCGAAGATGCACAAGTCTACTTCCGGGACCTTGACCGCCATCTGAAGGAGTTCCACACCATGCAGGACAACGAGGTGGGCCTGATTGAGCTTGctttctccaagaagaaggccgatgAGCGCAAGGAGTGGCTGCGTCAATTCAAGCCGGGAACCTTCTTGGATCACTCAGTGTCCAAGATTTCATACACCGACTTCATCAACAAGGAGCTCATCCTATTCAGTATGGCGGACAATGTCCGATCGATTCCTTCGGTCGTGGATGGCCTCAAGCCCGGTCAACGTAAGGTTCTTTATACTTGTTTCCGACGcaacctgaagaaggatatGAAGGTGGTCGAATTAGCGGGTCACGTTTCGGGTATGACTGCGTATCAACACGGTGACATCTCCCTGCAGCAGACCATCGTCGGCCTGGCACAGAGCTTCGTCGGGTCCAACAATGTAAACTGTCTGGAGCCCAGTGGTAACTTTGGTAGTCGTCTCCAGGGTGGATCAGACTGTGCCAGTGCTCGTTATATCTACACTCGCCTGTCGCCGTTCGCTCGACGTGTCTTCCATGCTCATGATGATCCTCTACTTACTTACAACGAGGATGATGGTGAAAAAATCGAGCCGGAAATCTACGTGCCCGTCGTTCCCATGATCCTGGTTAACGGTGCTGACGGTATCGGCACCGGCTGGAGTTCATCCATCCCTAACTACAACCCCGAGGACATCGTGGACAACCTTAAGCGACTCATGGACGGAGAAGAAACCCGGCCCATGCAACCATGGTTCCGCGGATTCACCGGTGAAGTCACCGATGTCGGTGGTGATCGCTTCAAGTTCAGCGGTATCATTAAAGAGACTGGCGAGAAGGAAGTTGAGATCACCGAACTTCCTATCCGGACCTGGACTCAGGACTTCAAGGACAAGCTggaggatatcatcaaggctGAGAAGACTCCCTCATTCATCAAGGACTACAAGGACTACAACACTCATACCAAGGTACATTTCGTCATCCAGTTGGACGAGAAGAACATGAAGAGCGCCCTATCTGAAGGcttggaggagaagttcAAATTGTCTAAAACGGTGGCGACCACCAACTTGGTGGCTTTCGACCCAGAAGGTCGCATCACAAAGTATGCCACTGTTGATGACATTCTCAAGGAGTTCTATACCTATCGTCTCAAGTTCTACGAGAAGCGCAAGCAGTACCAGCTCTCACAGCTTCAAAAGGAGCTTGACAAACTCAGCAACCAGGCGCGCTTCGTCCAGGAGATCATCGATGGAAAGCTGGTcgtctccaagaagaagaagaatgtccTTGTCCAGGAACTGAAAGACAAAGGCTACAAGGCATTCCCTAAGGTGGCCGAAGCCGTTAaggctggagaagaagagcgcgtcgttgaggaagatgatgacgagtCTGATTCTCAGGACACCGAAGTTCTTTCCAGTGCCTACGATTACCTTTTGGGTATGGCCATTTGGTCTTTGACCCAGGAGCGTGTCGAAAAGCTCCGCCGCCAGATTGGCGAAAAGGAGGTCGAGGTCGACGCATTGATCAAGATGTCCAAGGAAGATATCTGGAAGCGTGACCTCGACGATTTCATCGCTGAATGGAGGTTCCAGCTTGAGGATGAACATCGTCGCCAGCGTAAGGTGGCCATGATGGGTCGGCGCACCTCCGCGAAGCTCATGACGGCGGCTGGCCGTGGAGCGGGAgcgaagaagcgcaaggccGCTCTTGGGGATGAtccggatgatgaggacTTTGCGGCGCCTAAGACGAAGAAGTCCGCTgcggccaagaaggctgagCCTAAAGGCGGCCTCCTCAACTACCTGAATAAGCCGGCCACGAAATCTAAATCTCCGCCCAAGGACGAAGACAACTCCGACGAAGACTTCGCTATGGAAGTAATGCCCAAGAAAAACCGTGGAGCGTCCAAGCCTcccaaggaggaggatgaagatgacgagatGGGTCTATCAGAAGTAGAAGAGGTCATGCCGAAGAAGAGTCGTTCAGCACCCAAAGCCGCCGCTAAAGCCGCCCCCAAAGCGAAAGAAGTGGACGAGGACGTAATGGAAGTCGAGGCACCTCCCAAGAGAGGCCGTCCAGCGGCCAAGGCCAAGCCTAAGCCCAAGCCCAAGGACGAGGCGGACGAGGACGATCTTGATGACGATGACTTCGCGGAGATCACGAAGGCTGAGGCGGCCAAGTCGTCCGCTCCCCCTAGCCGGTCTCGCAAACCTGTCAAGTATGCCATCGAGTCTGACAGTGATGACAATGGCGATGATCTCCTGGGCGATGTCAGCCAAATGGTCAAGGGCATTGGAGCTAAGGACAGCGCTACGTCCGACTCTCGACAGCTTTTCTCCGAGCATCAGCCTGGCAGCAGCTCTGGATTGCAGACAAGCCCTCCCAAGACATCGAGAATCTCATCTGATTTCGACGATGAGACTGATTACGGGAAACTCCTGCCCTCGAAATCTCCGCGGCGATCATTGCAGGTCAAGCCCAAGGAAGTGAAGGTCTCGGATGATAACTTCGCcgaagaggacgacgaggaggagccgGTGAAACCCGCCGCCAAAGCTAAGCCCGCCGCAAGGGGCAAGGCGGCGGCCACTGCCGCGAAGCCGACCACCGCGAAGGCACGCGGTCGTCCTAAGAAGGATGCCACCGCTGCTGTTAAGCCGGCTGCTGCCACCAAGCAGACCACCCTGTCACCAGCTGCCAAGGCCTACGCTTCCAAGCAAGCCAAGACCACTACCCGGAAGAAGCAGATAGTCGATGACTTGTCCGATGACGATATTGACGCCATGGCCAATGATATCTTGGACTCCCCGGCTGGAGGCAAGAAGGCTGCCGattcggaagaagaagacgaagaagtGCGTCCTGCTCGGAAGCCCGCTGGTCGGCCTGCGCGGCGGACTGCAGCCGCCAAGAAAACCTACGTGATCGAGGACGACGACAGCGAGGACGGAGGCGATGCTTCGGAGGATGATTTCGAGGAGGACAGCGACTGA
- a CDS encoding rab-GTPase-TBC domain-containing protein produces the protein MDNSETITPQIHSPGVPKNIPAIHQHSDSMVTVPLSDVQSSSEHTQPDWRTLDIPQTPIEVTSPTGESVDDDEPTSTTPTRDSEPQILQPRTYRASVVSRSSEEIFRGDIDGVDWRELDKSEEQEPRGEGSDESTSLLLARLEQENNALATDPKSGLQAQQFRGVRKSRSQSLRQVKQLINDDPRSLRYSQLPPPPLTELEFWAALVSDYPQTAQRLPTLTSNKIRCGIPPPLRGVVWPSLAGARDTTLLAEYQRLCGETSPYEGLIGKDIGRSFPNVEMFRDPNGEGQQMLARVLKCFSLYDTKIGYCQGLGFVVGPLLMHMTDAEAFCVLVRLMDHYDMRTCYLPDLSGLHLRVYQFQNLLARLRPALYAHLESLHVEPIYVSQWFLSFFAVACPMPMLLRIYDIIFLEGACETLMRVALSLMQRNEKKIMACAEFEDVMQLLLSRSLWDTDRYACHADDFVNDFVSLTSLVTKESLQTLEASYNQSQGVPTGISFPQMQAAASRFLGRFWAGSGSHTSAKPFTLNPNHASSSASIRRTTSKQSMTSTLNSIESTSDASTAPTELSTDAPKPRVKSVMSQHKDRDLHSQIEDLLMALSDLQRQHADLTRELQQEREEREADQELSKSMLSYIKELETPPTDLITKVEERFGATDAPARESIGQTKQQLLEDLNRWKEMHSVESGRCHDLTRRIDEHEKENASLREQVREARGRIQDGYRERQRLERMLRELRTARNPRSSAETSTDYGSPVSEPGEGIPGGLRELRLVRTNSQKSTFTRRTSSLGLQNVLSTENNKPAAEEALLLELVNAKTAEAVAKQELEEMKVKMEGMRKLIAASQRSPSQNGDRNSIVRSPSSAGSLHKASTEPATGGGGFFGWGRRAASTSNEQYAEK, from the exons ATGGACAATTCTGAGACGATCACCCCCCAAATTCATTCACCCGGCGTGCCGAAAAATATCCCTGCGATCCATCAACATTCCGACTCAATGGTGACCGTCCCCTTATCCGACGTACAGTCGAGTTCCGAGCATACACAGCCCGATTGGCGGACGCTTGACATTCCTCAGACCCCGATCGAAGTTACGTCCCCGACGGGAGAGAGCGTAGATGACGACGAACCTACGAGTACCACGCCCACACGAGACTCTGAACCACAGATTCTGCAACCCCGTACATACCGCGCCTCGGTAGTTTCACGAAGCAGCGAAGAAATCTTCCGTGGCGACATCGATGGTGTGGACTGGAGGGAACTAGATAAATCGGAAGAGCAAGAACCGCGTGGAGAGGGATCCGATGAG TCCACCTCGCTTCTCCTAGCTCGGCTGGAGCAGGAGAATAATGCTCTGGCAACCGATCCCAAGTCAGGCTTGCAAGCACAGCAGTTTCGCGGAGTGAGGAAGTCCCGATCGCAGTCATTACGCCAGGTGAAGCAATTGATCAATGATGACCCTCGGTCGCTGCGATACTCCCAGCTTCCTCCGCCCCCGTTGACTGAGCTCGAGTTTTGGGCGGCTCTGGTATCGGATTACCCACAAACGGCGCAGCGACTGCCGACGTTGACCTCGAATAAGATCCGCTGTGGTATCCCGCCTCCTCTACGGGGGGTCGTATGGCCTAGCTTGGCTGGAGCACGAGATACGACATTGTTAGCGGAGTACCAGCGACTTTGCGGCGAGACGAGTCCATACGAAGGGCTGATCGGGAAGGACATCGGCCGTAGCTTCCCTAATGTGGAGATGTTCCGCGATCCCAATGGGGAGGGACAGCAAATGCTCGCTCGAGTGCTCAAGTGCTTCAGTCTGTACGATACGAAAATTGGCTATTGCCAGGGCCTGGGGTTCGTGGTTGGTCCTTTGTTGATGCACATGACGGACGCCGAAGCCTTCTGCGTCCTTGTACG GCTCATGGATCACTATGACATGCGCACATGCTACCTTCCAGACCTATCGGGACTCCATCTCCGGGTGTACCAGTTCCAAAATCTTCTCGCCCGTCTTCGTCCTGCCTTATATGCGCACCTGGAATCACTGCACGTCGAGCCTATTTATGTATCGCAATGGTTCCTATCGTTCTTTGCGGTCGCATGTCCGATGCCAATGCTTCTCCGGATCTACGATATCATTTTCCTCGAAGGCGCCTGCGAAACTTTAATGCGAGTGGCGTTGTCGCTCATGCAGCGCAACGAGAAAAAGATTATGGCATGCGCAGAGTTTGAAGACGTCATGCAGCTGTTGCTATCGAGGAGCTTGTGGGATAC AGATAGATATGCTTGCCACGCGGATGATTTCGTCAATGACTTTGTCTCATTGACATCGCTGGTCACAAAGGAGAGTCTCCAGACGCTGGAGGCCAGCTACAACCAGTCGCAAGGAGTGCCGACCGGGATTTCCTTCCCACAGATGCAAGCAGCGGCGTCCCGGTTTCTGGGCCGTTTCTGGGCGGGGTCTGGCTCTCACACTTCTGCCAAGCCCTTTACCCTCAACCCCAATCACGCTAGTTCCTCGGCCAGCATTCGCCGCACCACTTCCAAACAAAGCATGACTTCGACACTGAATTCAATTGAATCCACGTCAGATGCTAGCACTGCTCCGACGGAGCTGTCCACTGATGCGCCGAAGCCGCGCGTCAAGTCCGTCATGTCTCAGCACAAGGATCGCGATCTCCACTCGCAGATTGAAGACTTGCTCATGGCACTGAGTGACCTACAGCGACAGCACGCGGACCTCACTCGGGAACTACAACAAGAGCGCGAAGAGCGCGAAGCAGACCAGGAACTGTCTAAATCGATGCTGAGTTACATTAAGGAGCTCGAAACCCCCCCGACCGATCTGATCACCAAGGTGGAAGAGCGATTTGGAGCGACCGACGCCCCTGCACGAGAATCGATCGGCCAAACTAAGCAGCAACTTCTGGAAGATCTCAACCGGTGGAAGGAAATGCACTCGGTGGAATCCGGCCGGTGCCATGATTTAACGCGCCGTATTGACGAACACGAAAAGGAGAATGCCTCACTGCGAGAGCAGGTGCGCGAAGCGCGGGGTCGCATTCAGGATGGGTATCGGGAACGGCAACGGCTCGAACGCATGTTGCGCGAATTGCGCACGGCTCGAAACCCCCGAAGTAGTGCCGAGACATCAACAGATTACGGCTCACCAGTCAGCGAACCGGGAGAGGGTATCCCAGGCGGCCTGCGGGAGTTGAGACTAGTCCGCACCAATTCTCAGAAGAGCACTTTCACTAGGAGGACTAGCAGTCTCGGGTTGCAGAACGTTCTGTCGACGGAAAATAACAAACCggctgccgaagaagccctgCTGCTCGAATTGGTTAATGCGAAGACGGCAGAGGCGGTAGCCAAGCAGGAattggaagagatgaaagtCAAGATGGAGGGAATGAGGAAGTTAATCGCAGCGTCTCAGCGATCACCGTCGCAGAACGGCGACCGCAATTCCATCGTTCGATCACCGTCGTCCGCGGGAAGTCTCCATAAGGCGTCTACGGAACCTGCTaccggcggcggcggcttcTTTGGATGGGGCCGTCGGGCGGCCTCTACCAGCAACGAACAGTATGCCGAGAAATAA